The following coding sequences are from one Triticum aestivum cultivar Chinese Spring chromosome 5A, IWGSC CS RefSeq v2.1, whole genome shotgun sequence window:
- the LOC123103858 gene encoding kinesin-like protein KIN-7I isoform X2 — translation MDRIHVTVRARPLPPEDAQSSPWRISGNAVALTAQPSIRFEFDRIFGEDCHTADIYGARTKHIVDSAVQGFNGTVFAYGQTNSGKTYTMRGSANEPGIIPLAVHDLFRTIQQHMDREFLVRMSYMEIYNEEINDLLVPEHRKLQIHENYERGIYVAGLSEEIVTCPEQVLKFVSFGESHRHIGETNMNVYSSRSHTIFRMVIESRDKADDSDTDSCDAVRVSVLNLVDLAGSERAAKTGAEGVRLKEGSHINKSLMTLGTVIKKLSEGIKGQGGHVPYRDSKLTRILQPALGGNANTAIICNITLAQVHADETKSSLQFASRALHVTNCAEINEILTDAALLKRQRKEIEELRAKLKNSQSEHLDEDVLHLRNTLLQSELEKERIALELEEERKAKEQREKRLLQQAKKIENLSSLVLNSERDDRAIVSSKNKRRQTWCARPLSNEFSVEVQEPASEQCSASSSVRDERNMGMPPCFEELMQESYASNGEPSAHGCSFSDLSNEDVSLPDAHALLHVTSRRKPNTMKKSDQEHLRGSVPELPQDPNERKDAMLSQEPSGLSARESEAILVIKQLQDQVNSLELEKSLIQNNLDDVLEVATQQKTSFSEKYEELQKNALAAQEEAKIAGEKLSALATIGKSKQELADEFLSNVSMETQGISVQMDQTTHSVDNAISFIEELFQSLSAIAENVTEFKQSAYGHIKQSSCVIMDHEKMSKTLMEKVSRLELEKKLLHEQFLNQQDELQRMKSSLESCEKSKDDCILQHELEKDNILSELLTLQKEVSTLSSSSLMKEKESIRKELERAKTKLRETDNKLKNYVQEKIKLEGEKAEAHREIKKLQSQRTHLERDLRKHDSVTVDKRHELNVKPEELAAFFDQAVQLQEEYQRLEIHASDMEDEIASLQETLATLTAEKEEALSKVEFMVLEQEDLENRLTSAESKIKSLNDEIAVLTKKLEESESFGRKLEASLSSISKEKEDLGMQLTDVLLEMESESSMWIAKEKAYLETKQQLDICTDENSKLSEDLIKVRQELVQCRELLKTLEDKMILSVEHNINEEKCCRENREESEQLVEKGRNIDNENLLQAKANMDELSCQISAMEVKMKHDASTHNKEKTKLRMQIRWLQPELDANRARLKEAVEERALMDENYQEATAMLKAKLRETCREVLKLREELKRPEAASN, via the exons CATATGGATAGAGAATTTCTTGTCCGCATGTCTTATATGGAGATTTATAATGAAGAAATAAATGATCTTCTTGTCCCAGAACATCGAAAATTGCAGATTCATGAGAATTATGAG AGAGGCATATATGTTGCTGGCTTAAGCGAGGAAATTGTAACCTGTCCTGAACAAGTCTTGAAGTTTGTGTCATTTGGAGAAT CCCACCGTCATATCGGGGAGACAAATATGAATGTCTACAGCAGTCGTTCTCATACCATATTTCGCATG GTTATTGAGAGTCGAGATAAAGCTGATGACAGTGATACAGATTCTTGTGATGCTGTTCGAGTTTCTGTTCTG AATCTGGTGGACTTAGCTGGTTCAGAACGTGCTGCAAAGACGGGTGCAGAAGGTGTGAGACTTAAGGAGGGTTCCCACATTAACAAAAGTCTAATGACTCTCGGAACAGTAATCAAGAAACTAAGTGAAGGCATAAAGGGCCAGGG GGGGCACGTTCCTTACCGAGATAGTAAGTTGACAAGGATATTGCAACCTGCTCTGGGTGGAAATGCTAACACAGCTATCATTTGTAATATAACACTTGCACAG GTCCATGCAGATGAGACTAAAAGCAGCTTGCAATTTGCTAGTAGGGCATTACATGTTACAAATTGTGCAGAAATCAATGAG ATTTTGACGGATGCCGCTCTTTTAAAGCGCCAAAGGAAAGAAATAGAGGAACTTCGAGCAAAACTCAAG AACTCTCAAAGTGAACACTTGGATGAAGATGTTTTGCACTTGAGGAACACCCTGCTACAG AGTGAACTGGAAAAAGAGAGAATTGCTTTAGAGTTGGAGGAGGAAAGGAAAGCTAAAGAGCAACGTGAGAAGAGGTTGCTTCAGCAAGCAAAGAAAATCGAAAATCTTAGTTCGTTGGTTTTAAATTCAGAGAGAGATGATAGGGCTATTGTTTCCAGTAAG AACAAAAGAAGGCAAACATGGTGTGCTCGACCCCTGTCGAATGAATTCAGTGTCGAG GTTCAAGAACCTGCTTCTGAACAATGCTCTGCAAGCAGCTCAGTTCGTGACGAGCGTAACATGGGGATGCCCCCATGTTTTGAAGAGCTAATGCAAGAAAGCTACGCCAGCAATGGCGAGCCTTCTGCTCATGGCTGTTCATTCAGTGATCTATCGAATGAAGATGTTTCTCTTCCCGATGCACATGCTTTGTTGCATGTTACCAGCAGAAGAAAGCCAAATACAATG AAGAAATCAGATCAAGAGCATCTTAGGGGTTCAGTGCCTGAACTACCCCAAGACCCTAATGAGCGGAAAGATGCCATGCTAAGTCAAGAACCTAGTGGCTTATCTGCTCGAGAGTCCGAGGCAATTCTTGTCATTAAACAACTTCAAGACCAG GTAAACTCGCTGGAGTTAGAGAAGAGTTTGATTCAAAATAACTTGGACGATGTTCTGGAGGTGGCAACGCAGCAGAAGACTTCTTTCAGTGAGAAGTATGAAGAG CTTCAGAAGAATGCTCTGGCGGCACAAGAAGAGGCAAAAATTGCTGGTGAGAAGCTATCAGCTCTGGCTACTATTGGAAAATCCAAACAA GAATTAGCAGATGAATTCCTCAGCAACGTGTCAATGGAGACTCAAGGAATATCTGTGCAGATGGATCAAACAACCCACTCAGTCGACAATGCTATTTCTTTCATTGAGGAACTCTTTCAGAGTCTGTCTGCGATTGCAGAGAACGTAACT GAATTCAAGCAGTCTGCTTATGGGCATATAAAACAATCCAGTTGTGTGATTATGGATCATGAGAAAATGTCAAAAACATTGATGGAGAAAGTCAGCAGACTTGAATTGGAGAAG AAGCTGCTACACGAACAGTTCCTTAATCAACAGGATGAACTTCAGAGGATGAAGTCCAGTCTGGAAAGCTGTGAGAAGTCCAAGGAT GATTGTATTCTTCAACATGAACTTGAGAAGGATAACATTCTCTCAGAGCTTCTAACTCTCCAAAAGGAAGTCTCGACCTTGTCATCATCTTCCTTGATGAAAGAAAAGGAGTCTATCAGAAAGGAACTTGAAAGAGCGAAAACAAAGTTACGAGAGACTGacaacaagctgaagaattatgtTCAAGAAAAAATTAAACTTGAG GGTGAAAAAGCAGAGGCACACAGGGAAATAAAGAAGTTACAAAGCCAGAGGACCCATCTTGAACGTGATTTAAGGAAACATGATTCTGTCACTGTTGATAAAAGACATGAATTGAATGTGAAGCCAGAAGAACTTGCTGCGTTTTTTGATCAAGCTGTGCAGTTGCAG GAGGAGTACCAAAGGCTTGAGATTCATGCTTCTGATATGGAAGATGAAATTGCTTCTTTGCAAGAAACTTTAGCTACCTTGACTGCAGAGAAGGAAGAAGCGCTATCTAAAGTAGAGTTTATGGTGTTGGAACAGGAAGATCTCGAAAACAGGCTTACTTCCGCAGAATCAAAGATAAAATCCTTGAACGACGAGATTGCTGTATTG ACCAAAAAACTTGAGGAATCTGAGTCTTTTGGTAGAAAATTGGAGGCTTCTCTCAGTTCTATATCAAAGGAAAAAGAAGACTTGGGAATG CAACTTACTGATGTTCTTCTGGAAATGGAATCTGAAAGTTCAATGTGGATAGCCAAGGAGAAAGCATATTTAGAAACTAAGCAGCAATTGGATATATGCACTGATGAGAATAGTAAATTATCCGAAGATTTGATTAAG GTGAGACAAGAGCTGGTGCAGTGTAGAGAATTGTTAAAAACTCTGGAAGACAAAATGATCCTTTCTGTGGAGCATAACATAAATGAGGAAAAATGCTG CAGGGAGAATCGTGAAGAATCAGAACAACTCGTGGAGAAAGGAAGAAACATTGATAATGAAAAT CTACTACAGGCCAAAGCTAATATGGATGAGTTGAGCTGTCAGATATCTGCCATGGAGGTCAAGATGAAACAT GATGCTTCGACCcacaacaaagaaaaaacaaagcTTCGCATGCAAATCCGGtggctgcaaccagagctcgacgCGAACCGCGCAAGGCTTAAAGAGGCAGTGGAAGAACGGGCGCTGATGGATGAGAATTATCAGGAAGCAACCGCCATGCTGAAGGCAAAGCTGAGAGAGACGTGCCGTGAGGTCCTGAAGCTGAGAGAAGAGCTTAAACGACCAGAAGCCGCATCAAACTGA
- the LOC123103858 gene encoding kinesin-like protein KIN-7I isoform X1: MDRIHVTVRARPLPPEDAQSSPWRISGNAVALTAQPSIRFEFDRIFGEDCHTADIYGARTKHIVDSAVQGFNGTVFAYGQTNSGKTYTMRGSANEPGIIPLAVHDLFRTIQQHMDREFLVRMSYMEIYNEEINDLLVPEHRKLQIHENYERGIYVAGLSEEIVTCPEQVLKFVSFGESHRHIGETNMNVYSSRSHTIFRMVIESRDKADDSDTDSCDAVRVSVLNLVDLAGSERAAKTGAEGVRLKEGSHINKSLMTLGTVIKKLSEGIKGQGGHVPYRDSKLTRILQPALGGNANTAIICNITLAQVHADETKSSLQFASRALHVTNCAEINEILTDAALLKRQRKEIEELRAKLKNSQSEHLDEDVLHLRNTLLQSELEKERIALELEEERKAKEQREKRLLQQAKKIENLSSLVLNSERDDRAIVSSKNKRRQTWCARPLSNEFSVEVQEPASEQCSASSSVRDERNMGMPPCFEELMQESYASNGEPSAHGCSFSDLSNEDVSLPDAHALLHVTSRRKPNTMKKSDQEHLRGSVPELPQDPNERKDAMLSQEPSGLSARESEAILVIKQLQDQVNSLELEKSLIQNNLDDVLEVATQQKTSFSEKYEELQKNALAAQEEAKIAGEKLSALATIGKSKQELADEFLSNVSMETQGISVQMDQTTHSVDNAISFIEELFQSLSAIAENVTEFKQSAYGHIKQSSCVIMDHEKMSKTLMEKVSRLELEKKLLHEQFLNQQDELQRMKSSLESCEKSKDDCILQHELEKDNILSELLTLQKEVSTLSSSSLMKEKESIRKELERAKTKLRETDNKLKNYVQEKIKLEGEKAEAHREIKKLQSQRTHLERDLRKHDSVTVDKRHELNVKPEELAAFFDQAVQLQEEYQRLEIHASDMEDEIASLQETLATLTAEKEEALSKVEFMVLEQEDLENRLTSAESKIKSLNDEIAVLTKKLEESESFGRKLEASLSSISKEKEDLGMQLTDVLLEMESESSMWIAKEKAYLETKQQLDICTDENSKLSEDLIKVRQELVQCRELLKTLEDKMILSVEHNINEEKCCRENREESEQLVEKGRNIDNENELCKQLQLISEERDSLLSKMKQMSLVINELEALKEVSNNKLLQAKANMDELSCQISAMEVKMKHDASTHNKEKTKLRMQIRWLQPELDANRARLKEAVEERALMDENYQEATAMLKAKLRETCREVLKLREELKRPEAASN, from the exons CATATGGATAGAGAATTTCTTGTCCGCATGTCTTATATGGAGATTTATAATGAAGAAATAAATGATCTTCTTGTCCCAGAACATCGAAAATTGCAGATTCATGAGAATTATGAG AGAGGCATATATGTTGCTGGCTTAAGCGAGGAAATTGTAACCTGTCCTGAACAAGTCTTGAAGTTTGTGTCATTTGGAGAAT CCCACCGTCATATCGGGGAGACAAATATGAATGTCTACAGCAGTCGTTCTCATACCATATTTCGCATG GTTATTGAGAGTCGAGATAAAGCTGATGACAGTGATACAGATTCTTGTGATGCTGTTCGAGTTTCTGTTCTG AATCTGGTGGACTTAGCTGGTTCAGAACGTGCTGCAAAGACGGGTGCAGAAGGTGTGAGACTTAAGGAGGGTTCCCACATTAACAAAAGTCTAATGACTCTCGGAACAGTAATCAAGAAACTAAGTGAAGGCATAAAGGGCCAGGG GGGGCACGTTCCTTACCGAGATAGTAAGTTGACAAGGATATTGCAACCTGCTCTGGGTGGAAATGCTAACACAGCTATCATTTGTAATATAACACTTGCACAG GTCCATGCAGATGAGACTAAAAGCAGCTTGCAATTTGCTAGTAGGGCATTACATGTTACAAATTGTGCAGAAATCAATGAG ATTTTGACGGATGCCGCTCTTTTAAAGCGCCAAAGGAAAGAAATAGAGGAACTTCGAGCAAAACTCAAG AACTCTCAAAGTGAACACTTGGATGAAGATGTTTTGCACTTGAGGAACACCCTGCTACAG AGTGAACTGGAAAAAGAGAGAATTGCTTTAGAGTTGGAGGAGGAAAGGAAAGCTAAAGAGCAACGTGAGAAGAGGTTGCTTCAGCAAGCAAAGAAAATCGAAAATCTTAGTTCGTTGGTTTTAAATTCAGAGAGAGATGATAGGGCTATTGTTTCCAGTAAG AACAAAAGAAGGCAAACATGGTGTGCTCGACCCCTGTCGAATGAATTCAGTGTCGAG GTTCAAGAACCTGCTTCTGAACAATGCTCTGCAAGCAGCTCAGTTCGTGACGAGCGTAACATGGGGATGCCCCCATGTTTTGAAGAGCTAATGCAAGAAAGCTACGCCAGCAATGGCGAGCCTTCTGCTCATGGCTGTTCATTCAGTGATCTATCGAATGAAGATGTTTCTCTTCCCGATGCACATGCTTTGTTGCATGTTACCAGCAGAAGAAAGCCAAATACAATG AAGAAATCAGATCAAGAGCATCTTAGGGGTTCAGTGCCTGAACTACCCCAAGACCCTAATGAGCGGAAAGATGCCATGCTAAGTCAAGAACCTAGTGGCTTATCTGCTCGAGAGTCCGAGGCAATTCTTGTCATTAAACAACTTCAAGACCAG GTAAACTCGCTGGAGTTAGAGAAGAGTTTGATTCAAAATAACTTGGACGATGTTCTGGAGGTGGCAACGCAGCAGAAGACTTCTTTCAGTGAGAAGTATGAAGAG CTTCAGAAGAATGCTCTGGCGGCACAAGAAGAGGCAAAAATTGCTGGTGAGAAGCTATCAGCTCTGGCTACTATTGGAAAATCCAAACAA GAATTAGCAGATGAATTCCTCAGCAACGTGTCAATGGAGACTCAAGGAATATCTGTGCAGATGGATCAAACAACCCACTCAGTCGACAATGCTATTTCTTTCATTGAGGAACTCTTTCAGAGTCTGTCTGCGATTGCAGAGAACGTAACT GAATTCAAGCAGTCTGCTTATGGGCATATAAAACAATCCAGTTGTGTGATTATGGATCATGAGAAAATGTCAAAAACATTGATGGAGAAAGTCAGCAGACTTGAATTGGAGAAG AAGCTGCTACACGAACAGTTCCTTAATCAACAGGATGAACTTCAGAGGATGAAGTCCAGTCTGGAAAGCTGTGAGAAGTCCAAGGAT GATTGTATTCTTCAACATGAACTTGAGAAGGATAACATTCTCTCAGAGCTTCTAACTCTCCAAAAGGAAGTCTCGACCTTGTCATCATCTTCCTTGATGAAAGAAAAGGAGTCTATCAGAAAGGAACTTGAAAGAGCGAAAACAAAGTTACGAGAGACTGacaacaagctgaagaattatgtTCAAGAAAAAATTAAACTTGAG GGTGAAAAAGCAGAGGCACACAGGGAAATAAAGAAGTTACAAAGCCAGAGGACCCATCTTGAACGTGATTTAAGGAAACATGATTCTGTCACTGTTGATAAAAGACATGAATTGAATGTGAAGCCAGAAGAACTTGCTGCGTTTTTTGATCAAGCTGTGCAGTTGCAG GAGGAGTACCAAAGGCTTGAGATTCATGCTTCTGATATGGAAGATGAAATTGCTTCTTTGCAAGAAACTTTAGCTACCTTGACTGCAGAGAAGGAAGAAGCGCTATCTAAAGTAGAGTTTATGGTGTTGGAACAGGAAGATCTCGAAAACAGGCTTACTTCCGCAGAATCAAAGATAAAATCCTTGAACGACGAGATTGCTGTATTG ACCAAAAAACTTGAGGAATCTGAGTCTTTTGGTAGAAAATTGGAGGCTTCTCTCAGTTCTATATCAAAGGAAAAAGAAGACTTGGGAATG CAACTTACTGATGTTCTTCTGGAAATGGAATCTGAAAGTTCAATGTGGATAGCCAAGGAGAAAGCATATTTAGAAACTAAGCAGCAATTGGATATATGCACTGATGAGAATAGTAAATTATCCGAAGATTTGATTAAG GTGAGACAAGAGCTGGTGCAGTGTAGAGAATTGTTAAAAACTCTGGAAGACAAAATGATCCTTTCTGTGGAGCATAACATAAATGAGGAAAAATGCTG CAGGGAGAATCGTGAAGAATCAGAACAACTCGTGGAGAAAGGAAGAAACATTGATAATGAAAAT GAACTTTGCAAGCAACTACAGCTTATTTCAGAAGAACGTGATAGCTTACTTTCTAAGATGAAACAGATGAGCTTAGTCATCAATGAATTAGAAGCCTTAAAGGAGGTTTCTAATAATAAG CTACTACAGGCCAAAGCTAATATGGATGAGTTGAGCTGTCAGATATCTGCCATGGAGGTCAAGATGAAACAT GATGCTTCGACCcacaacaaagaaaaaacaaagcTTCGCATGCAAATCCGGtggctgcaaccagagctcgacgCGAACCGCGCAAGGCTTAAAGAGGCAGTGGAAGAACGGGCGCTGATGGATGAGAATTATCAGGAAGCAACCGCCATGCTGAAGGCAAAGCTGAGAGAGACGTGCCGTGAGGTCCTGAAGCTGAGAGAAGAGCTTAAACGACCAGAAGCCGCATCAAACTGA